One stretch of Aeromicrobium fastidiosum DNA includes these proteins:
- a CDS encoding PhzF family phenazine biosynthesis protein: MRFSQVDVFTDELMYGNPVAVVHDADGLDDDQLAAFARWTNLSETTFLLAPTDPAADYRLRIFTTYRELPFAGHPTLGSARAWLAAGGVPKVAGEIVQECGAGLVRVRETDGRLAFAAPPLQRGGPVDEADVVAAATALGIDRADVIGAQWADNGPGWVALLLRSAAAVLAVEPGTFGAIDKIGIVGPHAPGGPADVEVRAFFPPGEDPVTGSLNAAIGQWLIGSGLATDSYVAAQGTRLGRRGRVHVERIGDDIWVGGDTVVGISGEAAL; this comes from the coding sequence ATGCGATTCAGCCAGGTCGACGTGTTCACGGACGAGCTCATGTACGGCAACCCCGTCGCGGTCGTCCACGACGCCGACGGCCTGGACGACGACCAGCTGGCCGCGTTCGCGCGGTGGACCAACCTGTCGGAGACGACGTTCCTGCTCGCGCCCACCGATCCGGCGGCCGACTACCGGCTGCGGATCTTCACGACGTACCGCGAGCTGCCGTTCGCCGGCCATCCCACCCTGGGGTCGGCCCGGGCGTGGCTGGCCGCTGGCGGCGTCCCGAAGGTGGCCGGCGAGATCGTGCAGGAGTGCGGTGCCGGGCTCGTGCGGGTTCGAGAGACGGACGGCCGTCTGGCGTTCGCCGCTCCCCCGCTGCAGCGCGGCGGACCCGTGGACGAGGCCGATGTCGTGGCGGCCGCGACGGCACTCGGCATCGACCGCGCGGACGTCATCGGTGCCCAGTGGGCCGACAACGGACCCGGCTGGGTCGCGCTGCTGCTCCGCAGCGCCGCTGCCGTCCTGGCGGTCGAGCCGGGCACGTTCGGGGCGATCGACAAGATCGGCATCGTGGGGCCCCACGCGCCCGGCGGGCCGGCTGACGTCGAGGTACGGGCGTTCTTCCCGCCCGGCGAGGACCCCGTCACGGGAAGCCTCAACGCCGCGATCGGCCAGTGGCTGATCGGCTCGGGCCTGGCCACCGACTCCTACGTCGCAGCCCAGGGGACCCGTCTCGGGCGACGAGGTCGGGTGCACGTCGAGCGCATCGGCGACGACATCTGGGTGGGCGGCGACACCGTCGTCGGCATCTCCGGCGAGGCCGCACTGTAG